Proteins from a single region of Paramormyrops kingsleyae isolate MSU_618 chromosome 9, PKINGS_0.4, whole genome shotgun sequence:
- the LOC111839046 gene encoding uncharacterized protein, whose protein sequence is MKSYSSLLMSFCFHLILTLLYQSHSKLACNVSPSLTISATLGDNAELPCFFTIPPGKVHSFRIKWVKYTPGMTPPKDILLWPTSTSLPNYKWDIDSLKLGNLSLTLKNVNMTDAGLYGCLAWDGWECVMTRNVTLKVKDCVTLGSVLAPTNGTAILPCTFPNTSEYTQRVNLTWKLVLAEKHPSLLQYPPSSEQSNRGRLRFKMDPRSGDASLIISNLTHGDRNWYRCQLVLGRSSQCYEMRLEVKDFVSEETATFGTSTVTLNQRDVTDEEYSSKSASTGTIVAIVLLLAFCIFVASVGSVFYIKQCRSSPDTTDEDSLQEAYYSNVEFRNSVHILNTFYTVTHAENRWSSDQSTDSKTSDA, encoded by the exons ATGAAGTCATACTCATCTCTTTTAATGTCTTTCTGCTTTCATCTGATACTCACCCTTCTTTATCAAAGTCACA GTAAGCTTGCCTGCAATGTGAGCCCCTCACTCACGATATCGGCTACTTTGGGGGACAATGCAGAGCTGCCCTGTTTTTTTACAATTCCCCCTGGTAAAGTCCACAGCTTCAGGATAAAATGGGTAAAATATACACCAGGAATGACCCCGCCCAAAGACATCCTGTTATGGCCAACGTCTACTTCATTACCTAATTACAAATGGGACATTGACAGCTTGAAGCTTGGAAATCTATCTCTCACACTGAAGAATGTCAATATGACCGACGCTGGGCTGTATGGATGCCTTGCCTGGGATGGCTGGGAATGCGTGATGACCAGAAATGTCACCTTAAAAGTCAAAG aTTGTGTGACCTTAGGATCCGTCCTGGCACCGACCAATGGCACTGCTATTCTACCTTGCACTTTCCCAAATACTTCAGAATACACCCAGAGAGTAAACCTCACCTGGAAGCTGGTCCTAGCAGAGAAGCATCCTTCTCTCTTACAATACCCTCCATCCAGTGAACAATCCAATCGAGGACGACTGAGATTCAAAATGGATCCCAGGTCAGGAGACGCATCACTGATAATATCAAACTTAACGCACGGTGACAGAAACTGGTACCGCTGTCAGTTGGTTTTGGGCCGAAGCTCCCAGTGCTACGAAATGAGGCTTGAAGTGAAAG ATTTTGTATCAGAAGAGACGGCAACGTTTGGGACATCGACTGTGACACTGAATCAAAGAG ATGTCACAGATGAAGAATATAGCAGTAAAAGTGCAAGCACTGGAACCATAGTTGCCATAGTGTTGCTCTTGGCGTTCTGCATCTTCGTAGCATCGGTGGGATCGGTGTTCTACATTAAACAGTGTAGATCTTCTCCAGACACAACAG ATGAAGATAGTCTCCAGGAGGCCTATTACTCAAATGTAGAATTTCGGAATTCAG tgCATATTCTGAACACCTTTTACACTGTGACTCATGCAGAAAATCGCTGGTCCTCAG ATCAGTCAACTGACAGCAAGACGTCTGATGCCTGA
- the LOC111839048 gene encoding allograft inflammatory factor 1-like, giving the protein MDKQGGKAFGLLKSKQEDKLNAVNESFLSDSKYAEVEDLSSKLESFKNKYMEFDLTDDGEIDMMGLKRMLEKLGVAKTHLELKKMISEVVGGASRDTIGYTDFLMMMLGKRNAILRLILMFEDKAKEQECKDTGPPPRKTFSDLP; this is encoded by the exons ATGGATAAGCAgg GTGGAAAAGCTTTTGGTCTTTTGAAATCCAAACAAGAAGATAAACTGAATGCAGTTAATGAG TCATTTCTTAGTGATTCCAAATATGCAGAGGTGGAAGATTTAAGCTCAAAACTGGAATCCTTTAAAA atAAGTATATGGAGTTCGATCTAACCGATGACGGAGAGATAG ATATGATGGGGCTGAAGCGAATGCTGGAGAAGCTGGGAGTAGCGAAAACTCACCTGGAGCTGAAGAAGATGATCTCGGAGGTGGTGGGCGGAGCCTCGCGAGACACTATCGGCTACACAGACTTTCTGATGATGATGCTGGGCAAGAGGAACGCCATACTCAGGCT GATCTTAATGTTTGAGGACAAGGCCAAGGAACAGGAGTGCAAGGACACTGGACCTCCTCCACGGAAGACCTTTTCTGACCTTCCTTAA